The following coding sequences lie in one Pseudorca crassidens isolate mPseCra1 chromosome 2, mPseCra1.hap1, whole genome shotgun sequence genomic window:
- the CCT3 gene encoding T-complex protein 1 subunit gamma, which yields MMGHRPVLVLSQNTKRESGRKVQSGNINAAKTIADIIRTCLGPKSMMKMLLDPMGGIVMTNDGNAILREIQVQHPAAKSMIEISRTQDEEVGDGTTSVIILAGEMLSVAEHFLEQQMHPTVVISAYRRALDDMISTLKKISTPVDTSNRDAMLNIINSSITTKVISRWSSLACNIALDAVKTVQFEENGRKEIDIKKYARVEKIPGGIIEDSCVLRGVMINKDVTHPRMRRYIKNPRIVLLDSSLEYKKGESQTDIEITREEDFTRILQMEEEYIQQLCEDIIHLKPDVVITEKGISDLAQHYLMRANITAIRRVRKTDNNRIARACGGRIVSRPEELREEDVGTGAGLLEIKKIGDEYFTFITECRDPKACTILLRGASKEILSEVERNLQDAMQVCRNVLLDPQLVPGGGASEMAVAHALTEKSKAMTGVEQWPYRAVAQALEVIPRTLIQNCGASTIRLLTSLRAKHTQENCETWGVNGETGTLVDMKELGIWEPLAVKLQTYKTAVETAVLLLRIDDIVSGHKKKGDDQSQQGGAPDAGQE from the exons ATGATGGGCCATCGTCCGGTACTCGTGCTTA gccAGAACACAAAGCGTGAATCTGGAAGAAAAGTTCAATCTGGAAACATCAATGCTGCCAAG ACTATTGCAGATATCATCCGAACATGTTTGGGACCCAAGTCTATGATGAAG ATGCTTTTGGACCCAATGGGAGGCATCGTGATGACCAATGATGGCAATGCTATTCTTCGAGAG ATTCAAGTACAGCATCCAGCAGCCAAGTCCATGATTGAAATTAGCCGGACACAGGATGAAGAGGTTGGAGATGGGACCACATCTGTAATTATTCTTG CAGGGGAGATGTTATCTGTGGCTGAGCACTTCCTAGAGCAGCAGATGCACCCAACAGTGGTGATCAGTGCTTACCGCAGGGCTTTGGACGATATGATCAGCACCCTTAAGAAAATAAG tacCCCTGTTGACACCAGTAACCGAGATGCGATGCTGAACATCATCAACAGCTCCATTACTACCAAAGTAATCAGTCGGTGGTCTTCTTTGGCTTGCAACATTGCCCTGGATGCTGTCAAAACTGTACAGTTTGAGGAGAATGGTCGGAAGGAGATTGACATCAAGAAATATGCAAGGGTAGAAAAG ATACCCGGTGGCATCATTGAAGACTCGTGTGTGTTACGTGGAGTCATGATTAACAAGGATGTGACCCATCCGCGGATGCGGCGCTATATTAAGAACCCTCGCATTGTGCTGCTGGATTCTTCTCTGGAATACAAGAAAGGAGAAAGCCAG ACTGACATTGAGATCACACGAGAGGAAGACTTCACCCGAATCCTCCAAATGGAAGAAGAATACATTCAGCAGCTCTGTGAGGACATTATCCATCTGAAGCCAGACGTGGTCATCACAGAAAAGGGCATCTCGG ATTTAGCTCAGCACTACCTCATGCGGGCCAATATCACAGCCATCCGCAGAGTCCGGAAGACAGACAATAATCGCATTGCTAG AGCCTGTGGGGGCCGAATAGTCAGCCGACCAGAGGAACTGAGAGAAGAAGATGTTGGCACAGGGGCAGGCCTGTTGGAAATCAAGAAAATTGGAGATGAGTACTTTACATTCATCACTGAGTGCCGAGACCCCAAGGCCTGCACCATTCTCCTACGGGGGGCCAGCAAAGAGATTCTCTCG GAAGTAGAACGCAACCTCCAGGATGCCATGCAGGTGTGCCGCAATGTTCTCCTGGACCCTCAGCTGGTGCCTGGAGGTGGGGCTTCTGAGATGGCTGTGGCTCATGCCTTGACAGAAAAATCCAAGGCCATGACTGGTGTGGAACAATGGCCATACCGGGCTGTTGCCCAAGCCCTAGAGGTCATCCCTCGTACCCTTATTCAAAACTGTGGGGCCAGCACCATCCGTCTACTTACCTCCCTTCGG GCCAAGCACACCCAGGAGAATTGTGAGACCTGGGGCGTAAATGGTGAGACAGGTACTTTGGTGGACATGAAAGAACTGGGCATCTGGGAACCATTGGCTGTAAAGCTGCAAACGTATAAGACAGCAGTGGAG ACGGCAGTTCTACTGCTGCGGATTGATGACATCGTATCAGGCCACAAAAAAAAGGGTGATGACCAGAGCCAGCAAGGCGGGGCTCCTGATGCTGGCCAGGAGTGA